The Calliphora vicina chromosome 3, idCalVici1.1, whole genome shotgun sequence genome contains a region encoding:
- the LOC135955427 gene encoding uncharacterized protein LOC135955427, with the protein MAASIYATPPPDLSSEDTALSDVSNTSSTTNNNATAAATATLKQLTTASATTTTTTTTNTTNKTCEETTTTPTTTSSSSSAKTTTTTLSNNNNNNNNSSSSKQKRTIADVLKDTSCSSSKPTHTTQCSSNLPNMGSSTNETHVTEDHDNNDNEDANTTATNMAAVAAAANAAMQLQLLEAINDAAKKRRKQHNPTRMDEENTANPSSNASAATVDYEDKLSKMFLPKSMEQFKETFEMLQQQQHIEHISKTQELSDHKMTKLSDMEEQQQQQQHQQAFNNPYHTFCKECGENFENEFKLSLHMMQEHNEMNTDVFTNNQTNSSDMTPLDILASVKVKLERPDYESSSPNHNSEQDHSSHDQSQHHNNSSSAGMLTNGKDQHQQQQQQQWMGGPAMAPMGFPFPPEAAAAAALQAGGYLPLLGVPGFPGVDGLNRPPLRIFNPEAFCELCNKEFCNKYFLKTHKANKHGIYDPSSDGLSTSQQQQQNSMNAMSQMFQLQMQQQHQHLQQQQQQQMQMELAQQKLLNEQQRKDNEASSTINSPTSNATTKATHSSGNSQQQTQVTPPAPPPVFCDICSKRFTNVFAMRRHRAKAHEQNSNNNSQRNSPSEASNNSLESTTTSSQATDMPAGKQFQMPEGFRQDFVLEQEEVSFTPQPRKLSPQSQQQARESNFSHDKLKRLGVLNPESFCEICCKEYCNKYFLRTHKWKRHGIFMPPEDAENPQKLPTWPFMNMPGMPVNLMMAQRMMTGAETVEKELPQQTNKRIKLEQPDEDEVMKDASNDENQENRSENNQVSSVPSTPEPSKLMADSQSLGQSSEAAMGLQNLQKLQTMIQQLNDLNGKRPIACHLCGREMENQYALQAHIMAEHSGAMEGGMPPLNFPSQLLMQQQALLKQSPNGSPSSLMPLMGMAGPGELYCTPCEREFKNLPEFQKHITEVHLPTNNLGSPLREGFVTPERPINPAMAQTSRLPYTITPTSSYCEICNKELCNKYFMKTHMQRMHGIEIENGAQIGGVVCNICNKELCSKYFLRVHKHNTHGIIEDGAPLPQPRQNGIKFEAALQQQMMETEGLNRNLNMSPFGSGGSEGKNETYPASSYTEICPICTRRFRNVKWLRSHLMSEHGPAGMDKVRELEQQYGGSLSKPSSPTLKVPNGSSSAGSAATPSAVPSPAQLAQALQNLNAQHLLQNMPKNNMAATFNSEQNLQSPQLKEYQCSMCPFTTPYYAFLFIHERTHSIINNNDQEQEPEQENEQHYKQEKPVELHQQQQQQQKPQKQLREEGKSLKRKHSRDLKTPTEIVALDQEDTNEQFDVKLYEQELPELISNEPTNLSMRTPSPTEITSTTSREDMQKPNSPKSQLTQDNYISDSKDYRRSSLSPKGYRSAACSPVFNNLQQQLLQEISQQAGKAASFAVPREENASAAHQMQAFVIEAVGQNDEEDVSNRFVPAIVYLPVKERLTGTMKLSFNLTPV; encoded by the coding sequence ATGGCCGCTTCTATATATGCAACCCCACCGCCTGATTTAAGTAGCGAGGATACCGCATTATCCGATGTATCCAATACTTcatcaacaacaaacaacaatgcaacagcagcagcaacagcaacattaaaacaattaacaacagcatcagcaacaacaacaactactaccaCTACAAACACTACCAATAAAACATGTGAGGAAAcgacaacaacaccaacaactacatcttcatcatcatcagcaaaaacaacaacaaccacattgtcaaacaataataataacaacaacaacagcagcagcagtaaaCAAAAACGCACAATAGCTGATGTTCTTAAAGACACCagctgcagcagcagcaaaccCACCCACACAACACAATGCTCTTCCAATCTACCCAATATGGGAAGCTCTACAAATGAGACACACGTTACAGAAGAccatgataataatgataatgagGATGCTAATACGACAGCCACAAACATGGCAGCCGTAGCAGCGGCTGCTAATGCAGCCATGCAACTACAATTATTAGAAGCCATAAATGATGCTGCCAAAAAACGACGCAAACAGCACAATCCCACTCGCATGGATGAGGAGAACACCGCAAATCCATCATCAAATGCGTCAGCTGCCACTGTCGACTATGAGGATAAACTATCGAAAATGTTTTTGCCCAAATCGATGGAACAGTTTAAGGAAACATTTGAAATgttacagcagcagcaacacatTGAACACATATCAAAAACTCAGGAATTAAGTGACCATAAAATGACTAAACTCTCCGATATGGaggaacagcagcagcaacagcagcatcaACAGGCATTCAATAATCCATATCATACCTTCTGCAAGGAGTGtggtgaaaattttgaaaatgaatttaaattaagtCTGCACATGATGCAGGAACACAATGAAATGAATACGGATGTTTTTACAAATAACCAGACCAACAGCTCTGATATGACGCCCCTGGATATATTGGCCTCTGTCAAGGTGAAATTGGAAAGACCTGATTATGAGTCATCCTCTCCGAATCATAATTCGGAACAGGATCACAGTTCACATGATCAGTCTCAGCATCATAATAACAGCTCCTCTGCTGGTATGCTAACCAACGGTAAAGATCAGcaccagcagcaacagcaacaacaatggaTGGGTGGACCTGCAATGGCGCCCATGGGGTTTCCTTTTCCTCCAGAAGCTGCTGCAGCAGCAGCTCTGCAGGCAGGTGGTTATCTGCCTTTGCTGGGGGTTCCCGGTTTTCCCGGTGTTGATGGCCTTAATCGTCCACCTCTAAGAATTTTCAATCCCGAAGCTTTTTGCGAGCTGTGCAATAAGGAGTTTTGCAACAAGTATTTCCTGAAAACCCACAAAGCCAACAAGCATGGCATCTATGATCCCAGCAGTGATGGTCTGAGCACCagccagcaacaacaacagaacaGCATGAATGCCATGAGCCAAATGTTTCAATTACAAATGCAACAGCAACACCAGCActtgcaacaacagcagcagcaacaaatgcAGATGGAATTGGCACAGCAGAAGCTACTAAACGAACAGCAACGCAAAGACAATGAAGCCTCGTCCACCATCAACTCTCCAACTTCAAATGCCACCACAAAAGCCACACACAGCTCCGGCAACTCGCAGCAGCAAACGCAGGTTACACCACCAGCTCCGCCACCGGTATTTTGTGATATTTGCTCAAAACGTTTTACCAATGTCTTTGCCATGCGTCGTCATCGAGCCAAGGCTCATGAACAAAATTCCAACAATAATTCACAGCGCAACAGTCCCTCAGAAGCCTCCAACAATTCCTTGGAATCCACAACAACCTCTTCCCAAGCTACGGATATGCCTGCAGGCAAACAATTTCAAATGCCCGAAGGTTTTCGCCAAGATTTCGTTTTGGAACAGGAAGAGGTCTCCTTTACGCCACAACCACGCAAGCTGTCGCCTCAATCACAACAGCAGGCCCGTGAATCCAACTTTTCCCATGACAAACTAAAACGTTTGGGTGTCCTAAATCCCGAGTCATTCTGTGAGATCTGTTGCAAGGAGTATTGCAACAAATACTTTTTGCGCACACACAAATGGAAACGTCATGGCATATTTATGCCGCCAGAAGATGCGGAAAATCCCCAAAAGTTGCCCACATGGCCATTTATGAATATGCCTGGTATGCCGGTTAATTTAATGATGGCCCAACGCATGATGACTGGAGCAGAAACGGTCGAGAAGGAATTGCCtcaacaaaccaacaaacgCATTAAATTGGAACAACCCGATGAGGATGAAGTGATGAAAGATGCCAGCAATGATGAAAATCAAGAGAATCGCAGTGAAAATAATCAGGTCTCAAGTGTGCCCTCAACGCCAGAGCCCAGCAAATTAATGGCCGACAGCCAGAGCTTGGGCCAGAGTTCCGAAGCTGCCATGGGTTTGcaaaatctacaaaaattaCAAACCATGATACAGCAGTTGAATGATTTGAATGGCAAACGACCCATAGCTTGTCATTTGTGTGGCAGGGAAATGGAAAATCAATATGCTCTGCAGGCCCATATAATGGCCGAACACAGTGGGGCTATGGAAGGAGGTATGCCACCCCTAAATTTCCCCTCTCAGCTGCTGATGCAACAACAAGCTTTGCTCAAACAGTCTCCAAACGGTTCCCCTAGTTCCCTGATGCCCCTTATGGGCATGGCCGGGCCCGGGGAACTATATTGCACTCCTTGCGAAAGAGAGTTCAAAAATTTGCcagaatttcaaaaacatatcaCTGAAGTTCATCTGCCCACCAATAATTTGGGAAGTCCTTTGCGTGAGGGCTTCGTAACGCCAGAAAGACCGATTAATCCTGCGATGGCTCAAACCAGCCGACTTCCCTACACCATCACACCCACCAGCAGTTACTGCGAGATTTGCAATAAGGAATTGTGCAATAAGTATTTCATGAAGACTCACATGCAGCGCATGCACGGCATAGAAATTGAAAATGGCGCCCAGATAGGAGGCGTGGTGTGCAATATCTGCAATAAGGAATTGTGTAGCAAATATTTCCTAAGAGTACACAAACACAATACCCATGGCATTATAGAGGATGGAGCACCTTTGCCACAACCCCGACAAAATGGCATCAAATTTGAAGCGGCTTTGCAGCAACAGATGATGGAAACAGAAGGCTTAAATAGAAACCTTAACATGAGTCCCTTTGGCAGTGGCGGTTCGGAGGGTAAAAATGAAACTTACCCAGCTTCATCGTACACCGAAATATGTCCCATTTGCACTAGACGTTTTCGCAATGTGAAATGGCTGAGAAGCCATCTCATGAGCGAACACGGTCCAGCCGGCATGGATAAGGTGCGTGAATTGGAACAACAGTATGGCGGCAGTTTAAGCAAACCCTCTAGCCCCACCTTAAAAGTACCAAACGGTTCTAGTTCAGCTGGTTCGGCGGCCACACCCAGTGCTGTACCTTCACCGGCGCAATTAGCTCAAGCTTTGCAAAATCTCAATGCCCAACATTTGCTACAAAACATGCCGAAAAACAATATGGCAGCAACTTTCAATAGTGAACAAAACCTACAATCGCCACAGCTTAAGGAATATCAATGTTCCATGTGTCCATTTACAACACCCTACTATGCATTCCTATTCATACACGAGCGCACACATTCCATTATCAATAACAATGACCAGGAACAGGAACCAGAACAAGAAAACGAGCAACATTACAAACAGGAAAAACCGGTGGAACTtcatcaacagcagcagcagcagcaaaaaccACAAAAACAATTAAGGGAAGAAGGTAAAAGCTTGAAGAGGAAACACAGCCGTGATTTGAAAACGCCAACTGAAATTGTTGCATTGGATCAAGAGGATACAAACGAACAGTTTGATGTCAAGCTCTACGAGCAGGAACTACCCGAATTAATATCCAATGAACCCACTAATCTATCCATGCGTACACCTTCACCCACCGAAATCACTTCCACCACCAGCCGCGAGGACATGCAAAAACCCAACTCCCCCAAATCTCAACTAACACAAGACAACTATATAAGTGATAGTAAAGATTACAGGCGTTCTTCACTGTCCCCTAAGGGCTACAGATCAGCAGCTTGTTCACCGGTCTTCAATAATTTGCAGCAGCAATTGTTGCAGGAAATTTCACAACAAGCCGGCAAGGCAGCTTCATTTGCTGTGCCGCGCGAAGAGAATGCTTCAGCTGCTCATCAAATGCAGGCATTTGTTATTGAGGCTGTGGGCCAAAATGATGAGGAGGATGTAAGTAACAGGTTTGTGCCCGCTATTGTCTATTTACCCGTCAAAGAACGTCTAACAGGTACTATGAAATTATCATTTAATTTGACACCTGTTTAA